From the genome of Papaver somniferum cultivar HN1 chromosome 2, ASM357369v1, whole genome shotgun sequence, one region includes:
- the LOC113350072 gene encoding protein MARD1-like, with protein MLRKRSRTANNQASPSMGSRDKFIKPTPPLILPRLLFSVSNGLLSESDYNHSSVKSPTSILDNKPFFANPFSTTKSWEKKVESGIGLGILDALLDDEKQPNHKILTSSSRVVLFGSQLKIQIPSPLPTKSPSSTDFGINTPIHNKIGFSSQLFSPSENSPRVFTGCLSASEMESSEDYTCVMTHGPNPRTTHIFDNCVVKNCCGVVGFSSPRKGNVFLSEKSEDYPSKNFLSFCHTCKKNLEQGKDIYIYRGEKAFCSHECRNKEILLDEGREKFGMDSSLRTCS; from the exons ATGCTAAGGAAGAGATCAAGAACTGCTAATAACCAAGCTTCCCCCTCAATGGGTTCAAGAGACAAATTCATAAAACCAACACCTCCTCTTATTTTACCAAGGTTATTATTTTCAGTTTCAAATGGTTTATTATCTGAAAGTGATTATAATCATTCTTCTGTTAAAAGTCCCACTTCAATTCTTGATAACAAACCCTTCTTTGCAAACCCTTTTAGTACTACTAAATCATGGGAGAAAAAAGTTGAGTCGGGTATTGGTCTAGGAATTCTTGATGCATTACTTGATGATGAAAAACAACCAAATCACAAAATCTTGACTTCTTCTAGTAGAGTGGTTTTGTTTGGTTCTCAATTGAAAATTCAAATCCCCTCACCTTTACCAACTAAATcacctagttctactgattttggtatcAATACACCAattcataataaaattggtttTTCTTCTCAATTGTTTTCTCCATCTGAGAATTCTCCTAGGGTATTTACTGGTTGTTTATCTGCTTCTGAAATGGAGTCATCTGAAGATTATACTTGTGTTATGACTCATGGTCCTAATCCAAGAACTACTCATATTTTTGACAACTGTGTTGTTAAGAATTGTTGTGGTGTTGTTGGATTTTCGTCTCCAAGAAAGGGAAATGTTTTTTTATCTGAAAAATCAGAAGATTATCCTTCCAAGAATTTCCTCAGCTTTTGTCATACTTGCAAGAAGAATCTTGAGCAGGGTAAAGACATTTACATATACAG AGGTGAGAAAGCCTTCTGCAGCCATGAATGTCGAAACAAAGAGATTTTACTCGACGAGGGGAGGGAGAAATTTGGCATGGACAGTTCCCTTAGGACTTGTTCTTGA
- the LOC113352529 gene encoding zinc finger BED domain-containing protein RICESLEEPER 2-like, which translates to MIITPILDETEESQYEDHVRTTPTSPPPANDVQLQSNDTAQPNAADGDDAEDEATKTRTGRKRKELAYMIILHEYPLSIVEHEGFRRYSNALQPLFKVVSRNTIKNDIFKIYDEEKVKIMQLLEKHQGKIALTTDMWTSKQKKGYMVITSHFIDDSWILQSQIIRFMYVPCPYTAEVLSEALMECLLDWNIDGKISTITVDNCTTNDLMIKNTLEKLSSNSLLLGGDLFHMRCCAHILALIVKQGLEGIKGAIELIRNSVSYWKATPKRVEKFEEAARQLNIACTNKLVLDCETRWNSTYMMLNISIKYQRVFTLLKQREPQYKYFPGEEDWSLGTEMCDKLKIFYNFTEKFSGVKYPTTNLFFPSICEIRLSLNEWSKSKFDVIREMASGMIEKFQEYWMVINGIMAVAIMLDPRFKMKLIQFYFPQIYGPSFADFEMTRVSNLCFDLAKEYELKVFADKSIGQSDFSSTSR; encoded by the exons ATGATCATTACACCGATCCTAGACGAAACTGAAGAATCTCAATATGAAGACCATGTACGGACAACTCCAACTTCGCCTCCACCAGCTAATGACGTCCAACTTCAATCTAATGATACTGCGCAGCCAAATGCAGCTGATGGTGACGATGCCGAGGATGAAGCTACCAAAACAAGAACAGGGAGGAAGAG GAAGGAGCTCGCTTACATGATAATTCTACATGAATACCCGCTTTCCATCGTCGAGCATGAAGGATTCAGAAGATATTCAAATGCACTCCAACCACTGTTTAAGGTGGTATCCCGAAACACCATTAAAAATGACATTTTCAAAATATACGATGAAGAAAAAGTTAAAATAATGCAGCTTTTAGAGAAACATCAAGGAAAAATTGCATTAACCACTGATATGTGGACCAGTAAACAAAAGAAAGGATACATGGTCATTACATCTCATTTTATCGATGATTCATGGATCCTACAAAGCCAAATTATCAG GTTTATGTATGTTCCATGTCCATATACAGCTGAGGTCCTCTCGGAAGCATTGATGGAATGTCTGTTGGATTGGAATATTGATGGTAAGATATCTACTATTACTGTTGATAATTGCACCACTAATGATCTTATGATCAAAAATACCTTGGAAAAATTGTCAAGTAACTCATTACTATTGGGTGGAGATTTGTTTCATATGCGTTGTTGTGCGCACATACTAGCTCTCATAGTCAAGCAAGGATTAGAAGGAATTAAAGGGGCAATCGAGTTGATTCGTAATAGTGTTTCTTACTGGAAAGCAACACCAAAACGAGTTGAAAAATTCGAAGAGGCTGCCCGTCAGTTAAATATTGCATGTACAAATAAGCTAGTCCTTGATTGTGAGACTAGATGGAACTCTACATATATGATGCTTAATATTTCTATTAAGTATCAAAGGGTCTTCACTCTCCTAAAGCAACGAGAGCCACAATATAAGTATTTTCCCGGTGAAGAAGATTGGTCGTTGGGAACGGAAATGTGTGATAAATTGAAGATATTTTATAACTTCACGGAGAAGTTTTCTGGAGTAAAATATCCTACAACCAATCTTTTTTTTCCAAGTATTTGTGAGATTAGATTGTCATTGAACGAGTGGAGTaaatctaaatttgatgtgataagAGAAATGGCATCAGGTATGATAGAAAAGTTTCAAGAGTATTGGATGGTGATCAATGGGATAATGGCAGTAGCAATTATGTTGGATCCAAGGTTTAAGATGAAATTGATTCAGTTTTACTTCCCGCAAATTTATGGTCCATCTTTTGCAGACTTCGAAATGACTCGAGTAAGCAATTTATGTTTTGATTTGGCTAAAGAGTATGAACTGAAAGTATTTGCTGATAAATCTATTGGCCAAAGTGATTTTTCATCCACTTCTCGATAA